The genomic region GCATCAACCCCATCAGGACGAGGCTGGAGGTCACGCCGGCCCACAGCGCACCGGACGGCGACACGTGCAGCGAGTTGATCGCGTACGCCGGCGCGGCCACCACCCACGAGTAGTAGAAGACCGTGAACCCAACCGACAGGCCGATGACGCGGAGTGCCTGACCGCGGTAACGCACGAGCTCGGGCCACAACCGGGGCCGCTCGCGCCGAGTGGAGGACTTGCTGAAGATCTCGGTCTCCGGCATCCTCCGTCGCATGTAGACGGCGACCAGACCGAACACCCCGCCGAGGAGGAACGGGATCCGCCAGCCGTACGAGTGCATTTCGGCCTCGGACAGGCTCAGCGTGAGAACCAGGCCGAGCAGCACGCCGACGGTGTTGCCGAAGACGCTGGCGATATAGATGACGCTCGACCAGGTGCCGCGCCGGTGCGCGGGTGCGATCTCCGACAGGTAGGTCTGCGCCGACGGCAGCTCGCCGCCACAGGCCAGGCCCTGAACGACGCGGGCCACCAACAGGATCAGTGACGCCCACGCGCCGACCGCGGCGTACGTCGGTGCGACGCCGATGGTGAAGCTCGCCGCGGCGGTCGTCACCACCGTCGCCATCATCGACGTGCGCCGACCGACGCGGTCGGCCAGCCAGCCGAACACGAAGCCGCCGACCGGTCGTGCGATGAACCCGACCGCGAACACCGCGAGGCTCGCCAGCACCGCCGAGAACCGGTTGCTCTGATCGAAGAACTGGGTGGCGAAGAACGGCACGAAGATCGCGTAGATGCCCCAGTCGTACCACTCCAGCGCGTGACCCAGCGCGGTCCCGATCAGCTGGGGGGTGCGCCGCGTCGGCGCCGGCGCGCCGTGTCGGGTGCGGAGTTGGATCGTCTGGCTCATCAGCGGCCTTTCTGTGTTGTGTCGTGAAGGCGGCGGATGGCGAGCTCGGCGAAAAGCGCTGCGCCGTCGGGCAGCACGGAGTCGTCGAACACGGCCTGCGGGCTGTGGTTGAAGGCCGCCTTGTCCGGGTCCGCTCCCTGCGGGAGCGCCCCGAGCGCGACGATGCACCCGGGCACTTCTTCGAGCACCCGCGCGAAGTCCTCCGCGCCGGTGAAGGGCTGGGCCAACGGGGCGTACCGGCGTTCCCCGAAGGTCTCGGCGATGACCTCGCGCACGAGCGCGGTCTCGTCGGCGTCGTTCACCGTGGGCGGTCGGCCCTCGGCGTAGTCGGCGTCGACGTCGACGCCGTGCGCGTCGGCGATCCCGGAGACCAGCCGCAGCACGACGTCGCGGACCCGCCGCGAGGACTCCCTCGAGAACGTGCGGATGGTGGCCTCGAACGCGGCCGTCGCCGGAATCACGTTGCTGCGCGTGCCCGCCCGCAGCACGCCGACCGTCAGCACCACCGGGTCGAACACGTCGAACCGCCGGGTGACGGCGGTCTGCAAAGCGGTCACCATCTCGGCCAGAACGGGAACCGGGTCCTTGGCCAGATGCGGTGTCGAACCGTGGCCACCTGCGCCGCGGACGGTCACCCGCAGGGTCGCCGACGCCGCGAGGGTGACACCGGGCCGGCTGAAGAACGTGCCCGCCGGGCCGAGGGTGGAGAACACGTGCAGTGCGTAGGCCGCGTCCGGGCGGCGTCCCGCCGCGTCCAGCACGCCTTCGTCGATCATCGTGCGGGCGCCCTCCCAGCCCTCCTCACCCGGCTGGAACATGAACACCACGTCGCCGCCGAGCTTGTCGCGCTGGTCGGCGAGAAGACGCGCCGCACCCACGAGCATGGCGGTGTGCAGGTCGTGGCCGCACCCGTGCATCGTCCCGTCGATCCGGGAGGTGAAGTCGAGGCCGGTGTCCTCCTGCACCGGCAGCGCGTCCATGTCCGCGCGCAGCAGCACCACACCGTCGCCGCGCCCACGCAGCACGGCGGTGACCGAGGTGCAGCTTGTCCCGGTGCTGATCTCCAGGGGCAGACCCTCGAGCGCCGCCAGTACCCGCTCCTGCGTGCGCGGCAGGACCAGGCCGAGCTCGGGTTCCCGGTGCAGGTCGCGGCGGAACCGGACGAGCTCGTCGGCCATCTCCCGGGCCTGCGCGACCATCGACATCCCGCACTTCCTCCTCATCCGGCGAACAGTGCGCGTAGTTTGAGGTGCACGGCGACGAGTCGGCCCAAACGGCGTTGATCCGTGCACAGAAATCTTCTTGAGGAGTGTTTTCGTGCATCCCGGCGCGGTGACTGAGCTGGATCTGGAGCTGCTGCACGGCCTGCAGATCGCGCCGCGGATCAGTTGGGTCGACGCGGCGCGGATCCTCCGCACCACCCCCGCCACGCTCGCCGCCCGCTGGGCGCGGCTGCGCCGGGAGGGGCTGGCCTGGATCACGGCGCACCGCGGTGGGTCTCCGCCGCCTGTCCTGGCGCTCGTCGAGGTCGACTGCGTGCCCGGCACGCGCGCCGAGGTGGCCAGGGCGCTCTGCGCCGACCGCAGGGCGGTGACCGTCGAGGAGTCCACCCGCGGACGCGACCTGCTCGTCACCGCCCTGACCCGTGACCTCGCCGGTCTGACCGCGTTCGTGCTCGACGACCTGAGCGCGCAACCGGGGGTGCAGCGGCAGCGCACCTCGGTGGTCACCACCCTGCATCGGCACGGCGGCGACTGGCGGCTGGGCGCGCTGGACCGCTGGCAGGAGTCGGCGTTCGAGGCCGCCGCCGCGGAGATGCGCCCGACCCGCCGGATGCGACCGCCTGAGGACGGCGGTCCCCTGCTCGAGGTACTCGCCGCCAACGGGCGGGCCAGCGCCGCCGACTGTGCGCGCGCCACGGGCCGCAATCCGGCGACCGTGCGACGTCAGCTGGCCCGGCTGCTGGCGTCGGGGGTGGTGACGTTCCGGTGCGAGGTGGCGCAGGTGGTGTCGGGTCACCCGATCAGCAGCACCTGGCTGGTGTCGGTGGCGCCGGCGGATCAGGAACGCACGGTGGCGGCGCTGTCGACGCTGTCGGAACTGCGGATGTGCGCCTCGATCACCGGCGACGCCACGATCGCGTTCACGGTGTGGACGAGCTCGCTGGCCGACATCGCCAGGCTGGAACGCCGGATCGGTGAACGGTTGCCGTGGCTGTCGGTGCGCGACAGCGGTGTCAACCTGCGCACCCGAAAACGCATGGGCTGGATGCTCGATCCGGACGGACGGGCCACCGGCGTCGTCGTCCCGCCCGTGTGACGAACCGGGTCAGGGTCCGCGGCGTCGGTAGGCTCGGCGGCATGTTCGCCTTCCTGCCCGGCATTCCCGGACCCGACGACCTGCGCGCGCTGGCCCGGCGCGTCGACACCGCCCGTCATCACGGTGTGCCCAGCGGTTGCGTGCTTGAACTCGACCTCCTCAACGTGCCGCCGGAGACCAGCGGCTTCGACCCGCTGGCGCTGATCAGCGGCGCCGGTAAACCGCTGCTGCTGCGCGACGCCGTCGCCGCGATCCACCGAGCCGCCGACGACCCGCGGGTGGCCGGGCTGATCGCGCGGGTGCAGTTCCCGGCCGCGCCGCCCGGACCGGTACAGGAACTGCGCGAGGCGATCGCGGCCTTCAGCGCGGTCAAACCGTCGCTGGCGTGGGCCGAGACCTACCCCGGCACCCTGGCGTACTACCTAGCGTCGGCGTTCCGCGAGGTGTGGATGCAGCCGTCGGGCACCGTCGGACTGGTCGGCTTCGCGACCAACGCGATGTTCCTGCGCGACGCCCTGGACAAGGCGGGCATCGAGGCGCAGTTCGTCGCGCGCGGCGAGTACAAGTCGGCGGCCAACCTGTTCACCGAAGACTCCTACACCGACGCGCACCGGGAGGCCGACGAGCGGTTGATCCGCAGCCTGCACGAGCAGGTGCTCGCCGGTGTCGCCGAGTCCCGCAAGCTCACCGTCGAGGAGGTCGACGCGCTCGCGGACAAGGCCCCGCTGCTGCGCGACGACGCGGTGGCGGGCAAGCTGATCGACCGCATCGGCTTCCGCGACGAGGCCTACGCGCGCATCGGTGAACTCGTCGGCGCCGCACCCGATTCCGGTGACCCCGACGGCGAGGACGCCGCGCCGCGGCTGTACCTGTCGCGCTACGCCAAGGCCGAGCGGCCCGCCCCGCCGCTGCCGCCCATCCCGGGGCGCAAGGGCAAGCCGACGATCGCGGTGGTCACCCTGCACGGCCCGATCGTCAGCGGGCGCGGCGGCCCGCAGCCGCTGCCGCCGCTGGGATCGTCGAGCGCCGGCGGGGACACCATCGCCGCCGCGCTGCGCGAAGCCGCCGCCGACGACGACGTGTCGGCGATCGTGCTGCGGGTGGACAGCCCCGGCGGCGCGGTCACCGGGTCGGAGACCATCTGGCGGGAGGTGAACCGGATCCGCGGCAAGGGCACGCCGGTGGTCGCGTCGATGGGCGCGGTCGCGGCGTCCGGCGGCTACTACGTGTCGATGGGGGCCGACGAGATCGTCGCCAACCCGGGCACCATCACCGGGTCGATCGGCGTGGTGACCGGCAAGCTGGTCGCCCGCGAACTCAAGGAGAAGCTCGGCGTCGGCTCAGATGCCGTGCGCACCAACCCCAATGCCGACGCCTGGTCGATCAACGCGCCGTTCACCGACGAGCAGCAGGCGCACGTGGAGGCCCAGGCCGACCTGATCTACGCGGACTTCGTCGCGCGGGTCGCCGAGGGCCGCGGGATGAGCGTCGAGGAGGTCGACAAGATCGCCCGCGGCCGGGTCTGGACGGGCGCCGACGCGCGGGAGCGCGGCCTGGTCGACCACCTCGGCGGACTGCGCACCGCGGTCCGGCGGGCCAAGGTGCTGGCCGGGCTGGGGGAGGACGACGACGTGCGCCTGGTCTCGTATCCGGGTTCGTCGCTGATGGACCGGCTGCGGCCCAAGCCGTCGTCGGTGCCCGCGGCAGCGTCGGTGTCCGATGCGTTCACCGCGCTGGTCGGCCGGTCGCTGCTGGCCATGGTGGGTCAGGCCGAGCGGTCGCTGACCGGGGTGAACGCCCTGTGGCTGGGGGACTACCGGTTCTGACGGTCTCGCCGCACGGCATCTGCGGGCGCGAGCGTGCGCAAATGTCGGGATTTCCGCGGCGTGTCGTGAGCAGACACGCACGCTCGCGGGAAGGAAATTAGGACTTCACGGCCGACAGGTAGCTCATGTCGGCGAAGTGGGCGATCGGGGAGTCCTCCGGGAACTCGAAACCGTTGGCGGCGAAGGCCTCCCGCATACCCTGCACGGTCACATCCCAGCCCCGCTCGGTGAGGTACACCGCGACGTCGTTGCGCTCACCGGGATAGATCAGCTCGCTCATCTCGATGTTGTGGCCGTACACCCGCAGCCGGTCGGCGATCTCGCGGGAGCGTTCGTCGCCGAACATGCTGACGTCGGGGATGTGCTCGCAGGCCACCCGGCTGCCCGGGGCGCTGAGCTCGTCGATGCGGTCGAACAGCAGATCCTGCGCCTGCGGCGGCAGATAGATCAGCAGCCCCTCGGCGATCCACGCCGTCGGCTGCGCCGGGTCGAAACCGTTGTCCCGCAGCACCCGCGGCCAGTCGTCGCGCAGATCGACCGCCAGCGCGCGGCGCTCGGCCCTCGGCTCGGCGCCCAGCGCGGCCAGCGTGTCGCTCTTGAACGCGATCACCGCGGGCTGGTCCAGCTCGTAGACCGTGGTGCCGTCCGGCCACGGCAGCCGGTAGGCGCGGGCGTCCAGCCCGGAGGCCAGGATCACCGCCTGCCGGACCCCGGCGTCGGCGGCGTCGGTGAACAACCGGTCGAAGTGGCGGGTGCGCACCGCCATGCTCTCGGCGGCGCGCTGCGGGTTGAACACCGGGGTGATCTCCTCGAGGTCGATCTCCCCGTCGAGCGCCCGCACGAAGAAGTCCACCCCGACCGCGCGCACCAGCGGTTCGGCGTACGGGTCGTCGATCATGCCGGCGCGGTGGCTCAGCACGCGCTGGGCGGCGACCATCGTCGCGGTCGAACCGACGCTGGACGCCAGATCCCAGGTGTCGTTGTCGCTGCGGGTCACGACCCCAGTATCCCGGTGAGGTAAGCCATCTCACCGAGGTTGCCCATCTCGTCGTCGGCGGGCGGGCGGGGCCGGCCGTTGTCGGCCAGCAGCTCGTCGACGGTGCGGCGGGTCACCCGCCAGCCGCGGTCGGCCAGGTAGGTGCCCGGGTCGTTGCGGTCACCGATGTACACCAGCTCGGAGAAGTCCAGGTCGAACCCGTGGTCGCGCCACTGCTGCGACGCCTGCCGCATGCGCTCGACCACGTTCTCCCGCTCGGCCTCGGGGATGCTCGTCGGCCCGCACTCCACGGCGAACCGGCTGCCCGGCGCGCTCAGCGCGGTGACGGTGTCCAGCAGCTGGTCCTGCGCCTCCGGCGGCAGATAACCCAGCAGCCCCTCGGCACTCCAGGCCGTCGGCGCCGACGGGTCGAAGCCGGCCGCCTTCAGCGCCGTCGGCCAGTCGTAGCGCAGGTCGATGGCGACGGTGCGCAGCTCGGCGGTCGGGTCGGCGCCCAGCGAGCCCATCGTCGTGGTCTTGAACTCGATGACGCCGGGCTGGTCGATCTCGTAGACGACGGTGCCGTCCGCCCACGCCAGCCGGTAGGCCCGTGCGTCCAGGCCGGAGGCCAGGATCACCGCCTGCCGGATGCCCGCGCGGCCGGCCTCGAGAAAGAAGTCGTCGAAGAACTTCGTGCGCGCGGCCATGTTGTCGGTCATCCGCGCCAGGCCCATCGTCTGGTTACCGGTGTCGAGATCCTCGAGCCCGAGCCCGCCACTGGCCAACCGGGTGAAGAAGTCGACCCCGACCGCGCGCACCAACGGCTCGGCGAACGGATCGGAGATCAGCGCGTCGTCCTGGCGGGTGGCCACCGCCCGCGCCGCGGCGACCATCGTCGCCGTCGCGCCCACGCTCGACGTGAGATCCCAGGTGTCGTTGTCGGTCCGTGCCATCGTCAGCTCCTCAGCAAAAGTAATTAGTAGATATAACGAGCCGACGTCCACGTTATGTTCCCGCCCTGATGAAACGCTGAGAAGAGGTGCCGCACGTGTGGATGCGGGTGTGCGCAGGCCCAACTGTTACTCTCGTAGACTGTTTGGCGGGTAACTCTGCAGGCTGCGCGCTTGGCGGGGGTCCGCACACGACTTAACCATGACGCTGGGCGAATCCAGCCCCATTCGCACGCCGACCCCGGCTGCGCAGGAGGAAGAGTGCTTTCGGCTTTCATCTCTTCACTCAGGACTGTCGACCTGAGAAGGAAGATCCTGTTCACGTTGGGGATCGTGATCCTGTACCGGCTCGGGGCGTCGATCCCCTCGCCGGGGGTGAACTACCCGAACGTGCAGGAGTGCATCGCCGAGGTCACCGGCGGTGAATCGGGACAGCTGTACTCCCTGATCAACCTGTTCTCCGGTGGCGCGCTGCTGCAGCTGTCGGTGTTCGCGGTGGGCGTGATGCCCTACATCACCGCGAGCATCATCGTGCAGCTGCTGACCGTGGTGATCCCGCGCTTCGAACAGCTGCGCAAGGAGGGCCAGGCCGGTCAGGCCAAGATGACGCAGTACACGCGTTATCTGGCGATCGCGCTGGCGCTGCTGCAGAGCACCAGCATCGTCGCGCTGGCCGCCAACGGCGGCCTGCTGCAGGGCTGCTCGCTGGAGATCATCCAGGGCCAGGACGCCGAGGGCTGGAACATCTTCACCCTGGTCGTGATGGTGCTGGTGATGACCGCGGGCGCGGCCCTGGTGATGTGGATGGGCGAGCTGGTCACCGAGCGCGGCGTCGGCAACGGCATGTCGCTGATCATCTTCACCAGCATCGCCTCGGCCATCCCCGGTGAGGGGCAGGCCATCCTGCAGGACCGCGGCGGGCTGGTCTTCGCGCTGGTCTGCGCGGGTGCGCTGGCGATCATCGTCGGCGTGGTGTTCGTCGAGCAGGGTCAGCGCCGCATCCCGGTGCAGTACGCCAAGCGCATGGTGGGCCGCAAGATGTACGGCGGCACCTCCACCTACCTGCCGCTGAAGGTCAACCAGGCCGGCGTCATCCCGGTGATCTTCGCGTCGTCGCTGATCTACATCCCGCAGCTGATCACCCAGCTGATCCAGAGCGGCAGCTCCGACCCGAACAAGACCAACTGGTGGACCCGGTTCGTCGCCGAGTACCTCAGCGACCCGAGCAACCCGGTCTACATCGCGATCTACTTCGGGCTGATCGTGTTCTTCACCTACTTCTATGTGTCGATCACGTTCAACCCCGACGAGCGCGCCGACGAGATGAAGAAGTTCGGCGGCTTCATCCCCGGCATCCGCCCGGGCAAGCCCACCGCCGACTACCTGCGCTACGTGCTCAGCCGCATCACCCTGCCGGGTTCGATCTACCTGGGCACCATCGCGGTGCTGCCCAACCTGTTCCTGACGCTCGGCAGCGGCGGACCGGTGCAGAACCTGCCGTTCGGCGGCGTCGGGGTGCTGATCATGGTCGGCGTCGGCTTGGATACGGTCAAGCAGATTGAAAGCCAGTTGATGCAACGTAACTACGAAGGGTTCCTGAAGTGAGAGTCGTTCTGCTTGGTCCGCCCGGCGCTGGTAAGGGCACACAGGCCCA from Mycolicibacterium phlei harbors:
- a CDS encoding MFS transporter, translated to MSQTIQLRTRHGAPAPTRRTPQLIGTALGHALEWYDWGIYAIFVPFFATQFFDQSNRFSAVLASLAVFAVGFIARPVGGFVFGWLADRVGRRTSMMATVVTTAAASFTIGVAPTYAAVGAWASLILLVARVVQGLACGGELPSAQTYLSEIAPAHRRGTWSSVIYIASVFGNTVGVLLGLVLTLSLSEAEMHSYGWRIPFLLGGVFGLVAVYMRRRMPETEIFSKSSTRRERPRLWPELVRYRGQALRVIGLSVGFTVFYYSWVVAAPAYAINSLHVSPSGALWAGVTSSLVLMGLMPLWGALSDRIGRRPVLLISTAGGAAVLIPVQFLVRDSAWQLFAAMTIAAVFISAGVSILPAVYAEMFPTGIRALGLAVPYSVAVASFGGTAPYLQTWLGTNLDPIYYTGYCVVLLLVSTLVIIGMPETCGKDLS
- a CDS encoding M20 metallopeptidase family protein, with translation MSMVAQAREMADELVRFRRDLHREPELGLVLPRTQERVLAALEGLPLEISTGTSCTSVTAVLRGRGDGVVLLRADMDALPVQEDTGLDFTSRIDGTMHGCGHDLHTAMLVGAARLLADQRDKLGGDVVFMFQPGEEGWEGARTMIDEGVLDAAGRRPDAAYALHVFSTLGPAGTFFSRPGVTLAASATLRVTVRGAGGHGSTPHLAKDPVPVLAEMVTALQTAVTRRFDVFDPVVLTVGVLRAGTRSNVIPATAAFEATIRTFSRESSRRVRDVVLRLVSGIADAHGVDVDADYAEGRPPTVNDADETALVREVIAETFGERRYAPLAQPFTGAEDFARVLEEVPGCIVALGALPQGADPDKAAFNHSPQAVFDDSVLPDGAALFAELAIRRLHDTTQKGR
- a CDS encoding Lrp/AsnC family transcriptional regulator; its protein translation is MTELDLELLHGLQIAPRISWVDAARILRTTPATLAARWARLRREGLAWITAHRGGSPPPVLALVEVDCVPGTRAEVARALCADRRAVTVEESTRGRDLLVTALTRDLAGLTAFVLDDLSAQPGVQRQRTSVVTTLHRHGGDWRLGALDRWQESAFEAAAAEMRPTRRMRPPEDGGPLLEVLAANGRASAADCARATGRNPATVRRQLARLLASGVVTFRCEVAQVVSGHPISSTWLVSVAPADQERTVAALSTLSELRMCASITGDATIAFTVWTSSLADIARLERRIGERLPWLSVRDSGVNLRTRKRMGWMLDPDGRATGVVVPPV
- the sppA gene encoding signal peptide peptidase SppA, whose amino-acid sequence is MFAFLPGIPGPDDLRALARRVDTARHHGVPSGCVLELDLLNVPPETSGFDPLALISGAGKPLLLRDAVAAIHRAADDPRVAGLIARVQFPAAPPGPVQELREAIAAFSAVKPSLAWAETYPGTLAYYLASAFREVWMQPSGTVGLVGFATNAMFLRDALDKAGIEAQFVARGEYKSAANLFTEDSYTDAHREADERLIRSLHEQVLAGVAESRKLTVEEVDALADKAPLLRDDAVAGKLIDRIGFRDEAYARIGELVGAAPDSGDPDGEDAAPRLYLSRYAKAERPAPPLPPIPGRKGKPTIAVVTLHGPIVSGRGGPQPLPPLGSSSAGGDTIAAALREAAADDDVSAIVLRVDSPGGAVTGSETIWREVNRIRGKGTPVVASMGAVAASGGYYVSMGADEIVANPGTITGSIGVVTGKLVARELKEKLGVGSDAVRTNPNADAWSINAPFTDEQQAHVEAQADLIYADFVARVAEGRGMSVEEVDKIARGRVWTGADARERGLVDHLGGLRTAVRRAKVLAGLGEDDDVRLVSYPGSSLMDRLRPKPSSVPAAASVSDAFTALVGRSLLAMVGQAERSLTGVNALWLGDYRF
- a CDS encoding class I SAM-dependent methyltransferase, which produces MTRSDNDTWDLASSVGSTATMVAAQRVLSHRAGMIDDPYAEPLVRAVGVDFFVRALDGEIDLEEITPVFNPQRAAESMAVRTRHFDRLFTDAADAGVRQAVILASGLDARAYRLPWPDGTTVYELDQPAVIAFKSDTLAALGAEPRAERRALAVDLRDDWPRVLRDNGFDPAQPTAWIAEGLLIYLPPQAQDLLFDRIDELSAPGSRVACEHIPDVSMFGDERSREIADRLRVYGHNIEMSELIYPGERNDVAVYLTERGWDVTVQGMREAFAANGFEFPEDSPIAHFADMSYLSAVKS
- a CDS encoding class I SAM-dependent methyltransferase, with product MTMARTDNDTWDLTSSVGATATMVAAARAVATRQDDALISDPFAEPLVRAVGVDFFTRLASGGLGLEDLDTGNQTMGLARMTDNMAARTKFFDDFFLEAGRAGIRQAVILASGLDARAYRLAWADGTVVYEIDQPGVIEFKTTTMGSLGADPTAELRTVAIDLRYDWPTALKAAGFDPSAPTAWSAEGLLGYLPPEAQDQLLDTVTALSAPGSRFAVECGPTSIPEAERENVVERMRQASQQWRDHGFDLDFSELVYIGDRNDPGTYLADRGWRVTRRTVDELLADNGRPRPPADDEMGNLGEMAYLTGILGS
- the secY gene encoding preprotein translocase subunit SecY, translating into MLSAFISSLRTVDLRRKILFTLGIVILYRLGASIPSPGVNYPNVQECIAEVTGGESGQLYSLINLFSGGALLQLSVFAVGVMPYITASIIVQLLTVVIPRFEQLRKEGQAGQAKMTQYTRYLAIALALLQSTSIVALAANGGLLQGCSLEIIQGQDAEGWNIFTLVVMVLVMTAGAALVMWMGELVTERGVGNGMSLIIFTSIASAIPGEGQAILQDRGGLVFALVCAGALAIIVGVVFVEQGQRRIPVQYAKRMVGRKMYGGTSTYLPLKVNQAGVIPVIFASSLIYIPQLITQLIQSGSSDPNKTNWWTRFVAEYLSDPSNPVYIAIYFGLIVFFTYFYVSITFNPDERADEMKKFGGFIPGIRPGKPTADYLRYVLSRITLPGSIYLGTIAVLPNLFLTLGSGGPVQNLPFGGVGVLIMVGVGLDTVKQIESQLMQRNYEGFLK